The following coding sequences are from one Rutidosis leptorrhynchoides isolate AG116_Rl617_1_P2 chromosome 11, CSIRO_AGI_Rlap_v1, whole genome shotgun sequence window:
- the LOC139876387 gene encoding indole-3-pyruvate monooxygenase YUCCA6-like → MDNFKEIQGKMAHDPHYIFSYSNNKLKRQVWVHGPVIVGAGPSGLAAAACLKEKGVPSVVIERSNCIASLWQLKTYDRLRLHLPKKFCELPLMPFPKDYPTYPDKQQFVEYLEAYAKRFQIEPVFGQSVESAKYDESVGMWRVKSVGLKGEEMEYVCQWLVVATGENAEAVVPDIKGMVDFDGEVKHTSEYKSGSEYKGKKVLIVGCGNSGMEVCLDLCNHNAKPSLVVRDAVHVLPRDMLGNSTFGLSMWLLKWLPMRLVDRFLLVVSWLILGNTARFGLDRPKVGPLELKNLSGKTPVLDVGALAKIKSGDIKIFPSVQRIEHHNVHFVNGKIENFDAMILATGYKSNVPHWLKEKEMFSEKDGYPRRSFPNGWKGKHGLYAVGFTKRGLLGASMDAKRIAEDIGKYWKVEANYLNSTSKSYTFQP, encoded by the exons ATGGACAACTTTAAAGAAATACAAGGTAAAATGGCTCATGATCCCCACTATATCTTTTCATAttctaataataaattaaaacgccAAGTATGGGTTCATGGCCCGGTCATCGTTGGTGCCGGTCCATCAGGGCTCGCTGCAGCAGCGTGCCTTAAAGAAAAAGGTGTCCCAAGCGTCGTTATTGAACGGTCGAATTGTATTGCATCACTTTGGCAACTAAAAACATATGATCGTCTTCGATTACACCTTCCTAAAAAATTTTGTGAGTTGCCACTTATGCCTTTTCCTAAAGATTATCCAACGTATCCGGATAAACAACAATTTGTAGAGTACTTAGAAGCATATGCAAAAAGATTTCAAATCGAGCCGGTTTTTGGACAAAGTGTGGAAAGTGCTAAGTATGATGAGAGTGTAGGGATGTGGAGAGTGAAAAGTGTAGGGTTAAAAGGGGAGGAAATGGAGTATGTTTGCCAGTGGTTAGTGGTGGCTACCGGAGAAAACGCGGAGGCGGTGGTGCCGGATATTAAAGGGATGGTGGATTTTGATGGTGAAGTGAAACATACATCAGAATATAAAAGTGGAAGCGAATATAAAGGGAAGAAAGTTTTGATTGTTGGGTGTGGAAATTCAGGAATGGAAGTTTGTTTAGATCTTTGCAATCATAATGCAAAGCCTTCACTTGTTGTTAGAGATGCT GTTCATGTCCTACCACGAGATATGTTGGGAAATTCTACTTTTGGATTGTCAATGTGGTTGCTCAAGTGGCTACCAATGAGATTGGTTGATCGATTTCTATTGGTCGTGTCATGGTTAATACTTGGAAACACAGCTAGGTTTGGACTTGACCGGCCGAAGGTGGGACCGCTCGAGCTAAAAAACCTGTCTGGAAAGACGCCTGTGTTAGATGTTGGGGCCCTAGCCAAGATCAAAAGTGGAGACATCAAG ATATTTCCAAGCGTTCAACGAATAGAGCATCATAATGTACATTTTGTGAACGGGAAAATAGAGAATTTTGATGCAATGATTCTTGCAACAGGATACAAAAGCAACGTACCACATTGGCTAAAG GAGAAAGAGATGTTCTCGGAAAAAGACGGATATCCTAGGAGATCATTTCCAAACGGTTGGAAAGGTAAACATGGGCTTTACGCCGTAGGGTTCACTAAACGTGGCTTACTTGGCGCTTCAATGGATGCTAAACGAATAGCCGAGGACATTGGAAAATATTGGAAAGTAGAAGCAAACTACTTGAATTCGACAAGCAAATCATATACCTTTCAACCCTAA